Genomic DNA from Macadamia integrifolia cultivar HAES 741 chromosome 6, SCU_Mint_v3, whole genome shotgun sequence:
TTATCAGGCTTCACAAGGAATTTCTTTCATTAGGAtctcaagaaaaataagagCAGTAGAAATTGGCTTTGACAGTATTGAAATACAAATGTCATTCTGTTAGTCAATTTACTTCTCTGTATtcacctctctttttcttctagtTCCATTCTCTTTTGCTTTAGTTTTGTATATACTTATATCTGTTAGCCTGAATAGATTTCATCTTCTAAACCCAAATCAGCAGCCCATAGCCTCCATTAAACCCTCATTCCATCCCTGACCAAGCTGTAGCTTTCAATCCTATGGCTACTAGCTTCACCTTCTTATCAGTAGGCACTTATTGTTATCAGAAACATTTTCCATGATGTTTAAAAATAGCAGAACTCCTCGGCTTTCAGACCACCCCAGAGtgtccattttctcatttccgATCACTGGAAATGTGGTCTCTACTCAAGCTCCTAAATCATACTCCAACCGTTCTCTTCAGCTAGAAGCAGGGTCACACTCGTACCATGCATTGGATTAGAATCTCAACTTGCCCCAACTGTTCAAGATTTCCACCAGCATCGAAAGAGGGATCAACTGTGACTGCAGCCGGCTTACAGCAATGTAATGGAGCCATACCAGCAAGAAAACCTAGAAAATCAACCTTGGTCTCAATATCCAATCCACCTAAGTGGTAGTCTTTAGAAAAGATGGGAAAATATATTGAAGGAATTCAAAACAACTATGGTAAAGAAACCCTAGAGCACCATGGTGTCTGGCCTTAGCAAAGACATAAATCATATGAACCAGAATACAACCAAAATATACCTAAAATACTCTAGAGGGCACAAACTGAAGGAAACTATTTAGACTGGTCCGCTCAGTCAAGCTACTGTAAAATATTCAAGACCAGTTGAGCCACAATAGTAGGAAATAATATCGAACACAAAGACTGGACTCACCTTCACAATATTGTCAGCATACTTCATTAACCACGAGACTAGTAACCCAGTAGATCCAAGATTTAATACCACCATCCATGTCGTAAAACTGTATCCATTAAATAGGCGTCGCCACCATGGTCCCTGCTCAAATTCTTGCTTGAAATCATCCAGGATCAACCGTGCCATATTGAAGATTGAACCAAACCTGGGCAGAGTAATTTCTTGTTCATGAATCAACAGTAGTACTTTAAGAGAATATGATAGTCAAATGCATGCTAGTCACACTAAATGCATTGAGTGGCTCTGACTGACACAACATCTTTCGCTTATGATTTCAAATATTGCAATATGTTCTCCTCCAAGATGTCAATTATAGAAGGGTAACTTTAATTTCTTGTGagaaatattttcttcaatGAAACTAAATCTCCCCATGAATATGTCAGAATAActttatttgtttaaaaaaaaaatatgtagttGAAGTCAAGAAATTAGAATAGGAAGTTGTTGATTGAATTTCATATTTCCTGCTTTTCCTCCTTATTTTCTGATAATGAAGTCAAGGCTCTTTTTATGTTTACTAGAAGTGGACACTTACATATATAATTGTACATTCTGCCAGTACAGGCTgtcattattcttcttcatcaGAAATTCAGTATAAACACCTGCTAATGCTGAGAGACAAGCAGACAGGATCCCCAGTATATAACCCTGAATTGGTGCTGAGAAAAGGGAGTCACACGAAGCCTCATCACAGCCTTTAACCTGCATCAATAAGAGAGAAGGGGATATCAGATTACAATGGCAATGTGAGTATAAATGTCTTGTTTGGCATGCCATGCATGCAACCATCACTCATGTCTTTACTTAATCAGATTATCTTAACCATTCAGTCTTGTACAGTTGTACCTATTGAAAATTGAAAGACCTGATAATCATGAAATGGTATACAAACATGTAAAATTGAATGCTTTAAATGGATCAAGTTTTCAACCTCGAAGTTTTCCTTTACGTGTCTGCCTTTGCAAATATGGAACAAGCTgtagttaaaaaaatatatgtatatggAACAAGCCAAGCCAAATTTTCTCAGCTAGTATGCTTTTTTTTATTGgctgtttctttttatttttatttcttttaaatgTTTGCCAACTTATTTTGGTTGTGGTCGAGGACTGCCCCTcagtacccttttttttttagaacagaAACCTATTTTATTACCCATcagaaatattatatatatatgggtgtCGGTGTGCTGTAATACATTACATGGCCATACCCTGGTGGCCCGTCGAATAAAATAACCTTCTCTTTGGGCTAAGCCCATGTAGGAGGCAGGATCTTGTTGATCATCCATATCCTCAAACCTACCTCTCtactatctatctatctatctatctatctatctatctatctatgtTTTGAGGCTCTAATGAAAATGTTGGGAGCATAGACAGATCTAGAGAAACTTCCTCTTGAGTTTCAGAGCATGGAGGATCTCAAGACTCTCTTCTAATAAAATTGGATTCAATGTATATTGACATCTTCCTTCATGCTTGGCAGGGCTATCAAGATtcgttatctcattcctcctttcaaAAAAGTAGGttggtgatggattgtcttggtggtggacataatgcatgtaggacgctttggtttgaccgatctatatggtatATCAGATAGACAGCCTACCCTATTATAGTATGTCGTTATAACTTATAagcctgtggctgatttgtagtggtgcgtcaggttgacaaccgtcacttattataattagccataaacttgtcaatctttttgcaaGGATCCTCGTGCTCATCCTTGCTTGGTatctccatgtagctgaccccattaagttgggataaggttttggatgttgttgttgttgttggaacAAGCCAAGCCAAAGGATGGATCCAACCCCTTGACCTAGTGTGGATATTTATAAAATTACAAATCATGGAATAACCCCGAGGAAACCTATACACGGCACAAGAACTTAAATGCCATAGCCCAATCATGTAAATAACTGGCAATATCAGCTGGAATTCTCAGGCAGACTTTAGGACTGTCTCCTAAAGCTCTTTTCTATTCCTCTCCTTCCACAAGCCTCAAACAATTGCATAAGGTAGCAGGTCCCAGAAGACATTTCCTTTTTCACCACAGGGACTTCTAGGCCATGTAATATGTAACTTTTCAGCAGCCCCTGACCATTGGAGGTTATAACAATCAAACAAGAAACTGCATCCATGCCCTAAGGGACATAATGCCATACTACATTGCTAGAATAAATGGTCTGCAGATTCCTCCTTATGTGAACATAAATAGCACCTCTTTGCTAAATTCCATTCTTTGTGTTGTAAATTGTCTGAAGACAGAAGCTGATAAGACCAACACCCACGCAAAGGTGGCCACTCTTCTAGGGGCTTTTGTATTCTATACCTCGCCAATTTCCatcactcttcttctcttcaccATCAGGCTCCTTAGTGGGAGAACTTGATAAGAAGCAACTCTGAAACAGCGTCCAGGACCACCAAACCAAACCCTCAAATCCTTTTACCCAACAGGAACTTCAGCACTGTCAAAATAAGGCCAGTAggtttattgaattcctaaatCTTACTGCCTAGTAAATTCCTCCTAAATTGAGGAATCCAAGTGATCTTCCCATCTCTAACTTCAAAACAATCTGCAACCATACAATCACCAGTAAGTAGTATTCGGGGACACTATCCATAATCCTTCCATCCCCTAACCACATATCcttaaaaaatttcacttcactccTTTTCCCACCCTATAACTGATGTTTACTAGGAACTCATGtttttagctatttatttatcaattcttgttataattatttttcagtgggtgggtgggggttTGATTCTGATTCCGGGCCTCCACTTGCTCACAAGTCAAGGGAGCAGTCAAATGCACTGTGGTATATAGCAACCAACTCAGTGGTACAGACAATCAGACTCAAATCTGAGTCTCCTCTGCGGGGAGGCAGCATTGATGCAGGTGCACCTAAGGGGCATTGGCAATAAGAACTCGTCATGTTGATtcatgcccccccccccctctttcccctTTTCCTACTCTTCTGGCAAGATAGGAGAATGCACTTTTTAACAATCCTCCCCAAAATGATACTCCATCTCACAGAGTGATACCTTTGCTTGCAGTATCCATTTTAACAGGTATTCAACTATCCACCAATTATTGTTTGGGggtgaaaaaaaagggaagaccACCAATCAATGGTAGAAGCCGAAATAATATAGAGAACCATAATTCTTTTGGATAAATGGTTaatcatttctctttttcctgAATAATCTTGTACATTGCTGGGAGTATCCTACACAATTTTCCAGCAAAACTACACTAAAATCATTCTCTTGACATCCAAATTGAAAACCAAGTCAAGAGATTCATAAAAAACTGCACAAAATTTCAATCCTAAACACAGAATTTCTTCACGTGCAAAAGACTTCCATGATTCGAGTGAAAGGATTTTGGTGTTGATATCTTCAACCCAAACCGGGAATGAATCTTTACGAACCCAAAACCTGTGTTGCCCTAAAAATTTAATCATTGGGgaacatggtttgaggaatcagatcAAATCGGTATCAACCCTGTCTGATCCCGATTCTTGGCCAATACTGTCTCGCTGGATCAGTAAGGACAAAGAGTAATAAGGTAAAAACAAAGAGTGATAAGGTAAAAGCCATATTTTTTAATGACAACCAGGGGTATTTCTGTCCGATGCAGATTGGGATTGAATCGGGTATTGGCCCTGTTCGATCCCAAGACTGATTCCGATATCTTAAACCCTGTTGGAGAGAACACGTAAAGCAGATCGACAATGCCCATGATAACCTGTCCTACCATGAtaggaaacaaaatattttcaaacatATGAGCTACTATCTACCCTTTCACAACCTTAAAAACGAAACAAATAGATTCCATTAAATGATTTTGTAAATCCTTCCAACACTACCCAAACCCCACcgccacccccacccccaccccaaaaaaattgtCAATACAACTTGTCAAGAAACAACCATATTATTTGCCCCATAAATGAACTCAATAAACTCTCCTATAATGATTCCTATCTCTTCTAAACTATCCATAGCCACTTTAAAGAAGTGCCTTGTTCATAACCTCAACATCCCTAACACCACATGGTGCTGGCAAATTATGTGAGATCAGCCTGTGAGTGAACATCCAAAGCTTGTATGTATCTCGATAATTGAGAAAGTATTAAATAATGCCTCTCTAATAAATTAGCATGTTAAAAAgataacaaaaaacacaaaaatcaagAAACCAGATAGCTCCACCAAAAACTTCAAACAATGATACAGGAGATATTATggtatatatatgtttccactTCCATTCTTAAATACAGAAAAAAGGTGGCCATTATTACCTGGCTTGTGGTTGTACCAACAGCTAACAGAACAATTGCCATCCACTGCAGATTAGACATTTTCCTCTTCAGGAACAGCCTAAAATATCAACGAAAATTCTGCTAGTTTATAAAACCATAGATCCACGTAAAGATTTAACAAAAGAGAGAAACTATTCTAGAGGAAACTTAGATATAGTGGTTGAAAATCAAAAGGCATAAATATCAGATCTAATATGATCCCTACAAAGACCAAGGCAGCACCTGAATAATATGCCAGTAGTGACAATCTTCAGATTACCCATTATCTGATATGTAGATGTATCCACATATGTAAGGGTGAGAAACTGAATATTGTTGTGGATCAAGTATATAATGGAAGGAATGGGGTACAAACGCACGCTTTTCCATTCTGTGGTCATCCTTGGAAAAGGTGATGACTTGCATTCCCtcaaaagaagaatagaagaaaccAGGAGCTGTATTAGacaagaacaaaataaaaatgtaagCCAGGATGATGGAAGAATAATTTCATATTAGAAGGGGAAAATCTTCCTTTATGAGTATGAGTAGCGATCATTCTAGTCCTCACTACACAACTCTTTTATTCAACATGTTTACGACTCAATTCAAGTAAGCACAGTCACTTAATATGAGATATACCTTAAAAACTTCAGCAAGAAAAGGAACAGTGGCATAGTCATACTTATATCCCCCACCACTTTGTGAGAGTGTTGTCAAAATTCCCTGCCATGAGCAAAAAAAGTAAATTTATACATCAGTAGGCTTGTCAA
This window encodes:
- the LOC122082618 gene encoding CMP-sialic acid transporter 1-like isoform X2 gives rise to the protein MEWYFVAALLTILTSSQGILTTLSQSGGGYKYDYATVPFLAEVFKLLVSSILLLRECKSSPFPRMTTEWKSIMGNLKIVTTGILFRLFLKRKMSNLQWMAIVLLAVGTTTSQVKGCDEASCDSLFSAPIQGYILGILSACLSALAGVYTEFLMKKNNDSLYWQNVQLYMFGSIFNMARLILDDFKQEFEQGPWWRRLFNGYSFTTWMVVLNLGSTGLLVSWLMKYADNIVKVYSTSMAMLLTMALSVYLFNFKPTLQLFLGIIICMMSLHMYFAPASMLLDLPSTVKAAPEKLAEVSVDRTTDS
- the LOC122082618 gene encoding CMP-sialic acid transporter 1-like isoform X1 — encoded protein: MEWYFVAALLTILTSSQGILTTLSQSGGGYKYDYATVPFLAEVFKLLVSSILLLRECKSSPFPRMTTEWKSVRLYPIPSIIYLIHNNIQFLTLTYVDTSTYQIMGNLKIVTTGILFRLFLKRKMSNLQWMAIVLLAVGTTTSQVKGCDEASCDSLFSAPIQGYILGILSACLSALAGVYTEFLMKKNNDSLYWQNVQLYMFGSIFNMARLILDDFKQEFEQGPWWRRLFNGYSFTTWMVVLNLGSTGLLVSWLMKYADNIVKVYSTSMAMLLTMALSVYLFNFKPTLQLFLGIIICMMSLHMYFAPASMLLDLPSTVKAAPEKLAEVSVDRTTDS